The proteins below come from a single uncultured Carboxylicivirga sp. genomic window:
- the mgrA gene encoding L-glyceraldehyde 3-phosphate reductase: MNYVAANNRYDKMLYNRCGRSGLKLSAISLGLWHNFGSADVFDNSRSILLHAFDNGITHFDLANNYGPQPGSAEETLGRVLKSDLKSYRDELVISTKAGYLMWDGPYGDWGSKKYLTASLNQSLKRMGLDYVDIFYHHRPDPETPLEETMAALDLIVRQGKALYVGLSNYSAEQTQKAESILRELGTPCLIHQPRYHIFERWVEGGLLEVLEKRGIGCIPFSPLAQGLLTDRYLKGIPEDSRMAKAHFLKESMLTDVKRKAIFELNEMAQQRGQSLAQMAVAWLLSHKTVTTVLVGASSTQQLSNNIAALDNIEFTAEELEKIDTISKPVWA, encoded by the coding sequence ATGAACTACGTAGCAGCTAACAACCGATACGACAAAATGCTATATAATCGCTGTGGTCGAAGCGGACTAAAGCTTTCTGCAATTTCGCTGGGGTTATGGCATAACTTTGGCTCGGCTGATGTTTTTGATAATTCTCGCTCCATTCTGTTACATGCCTTCGATAACGGAATTACGCACTTTGATTTAGCCAATAATTATGGTCCTCAGCCAGGTTCTGCCGAAGAAACACTGGGGCGCGTATTAAAAAGCGATTTGAAAAGCTATCGCGATGAACTGGTAATATCAACCAAAGCCGGATATTTAATGTGGGATGGCCCATACGGCGACTGGGGATCGAAAAAGTACCTTACCGCCAGCCTCAATCAAAGCTTAAAAAGAATGGGATTAGATTATGTTGATATTTTCTATCATCATCGCCCCGACCCAGAAACGCCTTTGGAGGAAACCATGGCTGCTTTGGATTTAATTGTTCGTCAAGGCAAAGCTCTATATGTAGGTTTATCTAACTACTCGGCAGAGCAAACTCAAAAAGCAGAATCGATTCTTCGCGAATTGGGAACTCCTTGCTTAATTCATCAGCCCCGATATCATATTTTCGAAAGATGGGTAGAAGGTGGTTTGTTAGAAGTATTAGAAAAAAGAGGCATAGGCTGCATTCCGTTCTCGCCTTTGGCACAGGGCCTACTTACCGATCGATATTTAAAAGGTATACCTGAAGATTCGAGAATGGCAAAAGCTCATTTCTTAAAAGAATCGATGCTAACCGATGTAAAACGAAAAGCTATTTTTGAACTAAATGAGATGGCTCAACAACGAGGCCAATCTTTGGCACAAATGGCTGTTGCATGGCTTTTAAGTCATAAAACGGTTACAACCGTTTTGGTTGGAGCATCATCGACACAACAATTAAGCAACAACATTGCAGCTCTCGACAATATTGAGTTTACTGCCGAAGAATTAGAAAAGATTGATACGATATCAAAACCCGTTTGGGCTTAG
- a CDS encoding M64 family metallopeptidase — MQKVLVNIIIFFGITSCLRAQTFYDEHFEDKSMRIDLILAGNKDSQTVYISEFKKEPYWGGSKQNLIDSFNYGEYRYFIIDEETSDTLYSRGFCTLFEEWRSTEEAKHMNKAFYQTVTFPFPKHEFSFVLNERHRDGSFSTMLSQKIDPTDVNIRQTQTGKYEVAQIINNGPSDQMVDLLFIAEGYTANEMDKFKNDVKKQAEYLLSQSPYLENKDKFNFWAVCSPSKDSGPSEPEKGIWKETAVNSAFNTFYVDRYLETTDVKAIRDIAAEAPYDHIVVLVNSKRYGGGGIYNHFSLGTADNHLANTVLIHELGHGLFGLADEYYTSDVAYEDFFDLKVEPWQPNITTLVDFDSKWKGMISTNTPVPTPTGSEFDDQTGVFEGGGYVSKGVYRPAVNCRMKSNEAAGFCDVCKDAGNKMIIFLTQHQ; from the coding sequence ATGCAAAAAGTCTTAGTAAATATCATTATCTTTTTCGGAATTACAAGCTGCCTAAGGGCTCAAACTTTCTACGATGAGCACTTCGAAGATAAATCGATGCGAATTGATTTAATTTTGGCAGGTAATAAAGATTCTCAGACGGTATATATTTCGGAGTTTAAAAAAGAGCCTTATTGGGGAGGATCAAAACAAAATTTGATCGATAGTTTTAACTATGGAGAGTATCGCTATTTTATTATTGATGAAGAAACGAGCGATACTTTATACTCAAGAGGATTTTGCACTTTATTTGAAGAGTGGCGAAGTACCGAAGAAGCCAAACACATGAATAAAGCTTTTTATCAAACCGTTACTTTTCCTTTTCCTAAGCATGAGTTTTCTTTCGTTCTTAACGAGCGTCATCGCGATGGCAGTTTTTCAACCATGCTTAGTCAGAAAATTGATCCAACGGATGTTAATATTCGCCAAACACAAACAGGAAAATACGAAGTTGCACAAATTATAAATAACGGCCCATCCGATCAAATGGTCGATCTTTTATTCATTGCTGAAGGCTACACAGCTAATGAAATGGATAAATTTAAGAACGACGTAAAAAAACAAGCTGAATACTTATTAAGTCAATCACCATATCTCGAAAATAAAGACAAGTTTAACTTTTGGGCAGTTTGCTCACCATCGAAAGATAGCGGACCAAGCGAACCAGAAAAAGGTATTTGGAAAGAAACAGCTGTTAATTCAGCATTCAACACCTTTTATGTCGATCGTTATTTAGAAACCACTGATGTAAAAGCCATTCGTGATATTGCTGCCGAAGCACCTTACGATCACATTGTAGTTTTGGTCAATTCGAAACGATATGGCGGAGGTGGAATTTACAATCACTTTTCTCTGGGAACAGCCGATAATCATTTAGCCAATACCGTTTTAATTCACGAACTAGGTCATGGTTTATTTGGATTAGCTGATGAATATTACACCTCTGATGTTGCCTACGAAGACTTTTTTGATTTAAAGGTTGAACCCTGGCAACCTAACATTACCACTTTAGTTGATTTCGATTCAAAATGGAAAGGAATGATATCGACAAATACTCCGGTACCGACTCCAACTGGCTCCGAATTCGATGATCAAACAGGAGTGTTTGAGGGAGGTGGCTATGTTTCGAAAGGCGTTTATCGTCCGGCTGTTAATTGCCGAATGAAATCAAATGAAGCAGCAGGTTTTTGCGATGTATGCAAAGATGCTGGCAATAAAATGATAATATTTCTAACTCAACACCAATAA